In Oreochromis niloticus isolate F11D_XX linkage group LG22, O_niloticus_UMD_NMBU, whole genome shotgun sequence, the sequence GTCTTCTTCAGATGACCACAGAGTTCAACTACTGCAAGAAAGCTGTCCCATGTTCTGGTACAGCTTCAATGGCCGCTGCTACAAATATGTGGCCACACACATGACCTGGGCTGAAGCAGAGCTCTACTGTGTGTCACAGCGAGCCAACCTGGTGTCTATCTACAGCAACGAGGAAGAGGAGTTTGTTAAATCTTTGATTAAGAACTTTGACCATGATGAGGGACGCACCTGGATTGGACTCAGTGACCTCCATAAAGAAGGCAGATGGATGTGGTCCGATGGTTGTGCAGTGAGTTTTGTCTACTGGCATGCAGGACAACCAGACAACGCAGGAACAAATGAACACTGTGTTCACACTAACTATTCAAACTTAAAGAAGTGGAATGATTACCAATGTTCTCTCAATTTAGCTTCTGTTTGTGCAACACGGATGAACTGCCCTTAGAAACTGAAAAATACTTAATCTGCACTATTTGGGCTGGAAGGATCCATAACTGTGTTCTGGTTCCTTCAGTTAATGAGCAAATCAATCTGATAGACAGATGAATGTGTATTACTGGGAATGAGTTAATTTGTTGTGTACTGCAGCCTGGTGTTGAGTCCACTGACAGAGACACTTTATAAGTAACAAGAAAATAAAGGCATCTGACGGCTCGCTTATCTGTACACGATGTGCTGCTGAACTATGTTCTTCTGAAGTGTCTTGAAAAACAAACTGTAGAAACATATGTTATTTTTAGTGATGAACTGTGCTGGGCTGCTCCACTGCAGGCTGTGGTGTTCATGGTCAATGTTAGGATGTACATCAAGGGTAAGAGACATGAATTTATATTTAGAGTGATGATGCTGATTAGTTCAACTCACCAATTTACTTTTTATACCAGCTCAAGGAAATTAGTTTGTAAAGCATGATATCTTGTTGAATTCAGACCTTCTCTGCAGGTCACCAAATTATACTACCCTAAGTATCTGGACTTTGCTGTAGTTTAATTGTATCATAAAGGTCCTTCATTGGCAAAGTGAAACATTTAGATCAGATCTTAAAACGTGAGCTCTCCACTCTTTTTTTGTTATAGAAGGCCAACGTAGAGTCACTATAAAAACATAGACATGAGCTTTCAACTATCAGCTTTCATTGTCagaaatgtcattttaaaacGCTTAAGTAAACTTTTATGGTGGGTGTAAAGATGAGAGCTGTAGAAAGCTGATGAATCTGATGAAGAAAGCTTTAAGGCTGGATTTCACATTTTAGGATGGAAAGCCACACAAACTCCCAACATGAGTGTCGGATATCTGCAGGACAGCCTAGGTGGCACAGCAGTGGTAATGATCTGCTTTAGTTTAAAAGTCTATTTACTGCAATGGTTTTGTTTAGTTTGGCTTATTTAAAATAGACACAAGGGCATTTAAACATTTGTACATACTGTAGATAAAGTggtaaagtaaaaacaaaaattaaagatTAAGTGTGTAACTCTTAGAGTTACATAGACGGTCTTTCGTTCTTTATTGACTCTGAACAGGCCGGCCACAATCACTTCATTTATATGTGTTTACTGCAATAAAAAGTGTGCACATGGTTTGTTTTAGATTTGTTTACTGAGAATGATTGTACACTTCTATTTCCTCTTCCTGATATAGTAACCTATTCTGTTTAGCATTTTGCTGATGATGTgattttataatataataaaacaataaatactcAGGCAAACAAACAGTGAAGTTCTCTGGAAAAGGCCAGAGCTCAACACGTGTCAGTAAGTAGTTAAGTTTTGTCTTTGAGTTGTGGATAATTTTACCCAAACACATCTGAATgggttttgcaaaaaaaaaaaaaaaaaaagactaaaagcTCAACGATGatctcataaataaataatacgtCTGTCCTGAGGCTTTTGTTAGAAATGAAGTAAGCCAACTAACACTAGGAAAGACAAGCAGTTTCTTTCATATGGACTTCACTATGAGTTTAATTTCCAcctgttttgattttcttttttgaaaaacaCAGCTTACTTATAGCGGACCCATCCTACTGTCTCTTTCTCCTGCTGAGGTCCAGTTCTAGGCTCAGCATCAGCTGGGAGCACGTGCACCTGGACCAAACCAAAACATGAAATAAGGAGGGGGGAGGCTGACtggttattattgttgttgccaaaaacaaaactacactaATCGCCCTCTCTGTTGTAGCTCAGGTCTGTTTTTTGATACTGCAATTATTCGGATTAATATTAATAAGATGTGACCAAAAATACTTTTATAAACTCGTCCCACATTCTAGctcctcttttccttttttactcattgtagtttttaaatttttttattctCAATTTAGCAGGGAGCCGTTGGAGAGAAGATAATATGCAGCTTCTTTCTaatgtttctttctctttacgGAAAAGCAGCCTGACACTAAGTCTCACCTTTAGGATCTGAGCAGTACAGATCAGGTTTCTTCTGTTACTAAAAAACAAATCATgatctttttcctcttcttgtttctgtctttttccgATGACCGGGCAGTGAAGCTGCAGCATGGAAACTGTCCCCCGTTCTGGTGGAGTTTCAGCAGCCGCTGCTATAAGTATGTAGCTACACCAATGAGCTGGTCTGATGCAGAGTTCCACTGTTTGTCACAAGGAGCCAACCTGGTGTCTATCCACAACATGGAGGAAGAGATCTTTGTCAGATCCCTGATCGAGATCTTCGATCATGCTCAGAGAGCCACTTGGATTGGACTCAGTGACATCCACAGAGAGGGCAGATGGATGTGGTCTGATGGCTCTGTGGCACGCTTTTTTAACTGGAAAACAGGCGAGCCAAACAATGATGGAGAAGAGAACTGTGTTACAAACAACTATCATACAGTTAAGAAGTGGAATGACTGGCCATGCTCTTCTAGTTTTGCCTCTGTTTGTGTAAAACACAAAGTTTGTGCTtagaaattaattaaaattaattactAATTCAGCACGGACATGCTATGGTGACATGCATGGGGCATCACGATACAGAATCAATGTAAACTTTTATGTCTGTATATAAACAGCAATTCACTGAACTTTAACATGAATGCCTTAATCAATCATACTAATCAATTTACACGCCTCCTAATgagctgaaaactgagaatGTAAAATAATTTTGGTAACAAACATGTTCTGGTAAGAAGTATTTGGATTATATAATCAAGCTGCATGCTCACTGTACTGTTAGTTACAGAAGCTTCATGAGGTCTtttcaagataaaaaaaaaaaaaaaagcccaaaggagTTATTAACAAAATGTGAAATTTAATGATCAGTACCTCTATTGTGTAGTTATATGTATAAACAGACTATTGTATAACATGCAGCCAAGTCAAGTCAtgtttttgtggaaaaaaaaagtgcttggtTTTCTAACTACACCTGTCAGCAGCAACAGATCACTGAAGCTCACTTAAAGAGACAAAGAAGGAAACCACACGTGTTGCTTAATCACTCCAGAAAAACTAAAAGTCTTCAAATAGATGACAAAAGGTGCACATGTCCTCCCTGAAGATAAAGGCAGCAGTGGAGAGGTGATCGTTTTAATTTCACATTACTTGTGAAATTAAAAGCCCCAAAGTATGTTGTTGCTGCACACAAGGCACTGAAGTACTAAGTTAAAGTACTAGAATTTGTGGTCTCTTTAATACACTGTTAGAGAAATATTTTCAtcatatgtttgtttgtttatttgtatcactctttaaatcaataaaatgaaaGTGTTGCACAGCAACAGCCAGTTTGCAtctccttcatttttttaaattattgttttggtttcttttatttatttatttttaaaaaaggaagaatttttaaaaatactctTAATTTTCAAATAAGGAGCTCTGGGACTATTTAAGGCCAGGATAGAACAGTTCAGCAAATCAGTGCTTGGAAGACATTACAGCCAGCGTCTCTAACACACCCTGCTATCaaaatatgataaaaaataaCCAGTGCATGACAGAGTGGCCAGAATCCAAACACACATGTTTGTCTGCACAATCAGCCTAATGAGACTTAACAATTTTCACAAAACAGTAACAgagaccttttctttttttttttacatttcacagcTGGAATGTAAGTACCTGTTATGAACATTATGTCCACTTGAgggcagcagaagaaaaagTCAGTGTAATGCTGTTGATGTCAGATGCTTTAACATCCATTAAGATATAAAAGAGTGTTATTGGAAGCATTTGTGTATGACAAATAACATGTTAGATACTCTATTCTAGTTTTATATCTGTGTAACATAGATAGTAGTTACATATTAGCATGGTATTATTCATatgctgaaaattaaaaaacaaacaaaaatcatctAAGTCTACATTTTACATTACAGGTTTTAAGTGATACTCCCAGGTTATTGGAGGGTCTTGTGTTCATCTTCAGTGCCAAAGGTTCAGGCTTAGGATCCCGATCCCACCTGAGCAGTGCACATCTGTCAGCGTGACAGAAAGCATTATCTTGTTTGTTCTACTTATGTCACACATCAGTAGTGATGTGATTTAATATAGCCTAGTAGAGGGTCTTACAGTGTAATTGTGTCATTGTTTCCTGAACCCACAGTGAGTGGAGCTCTGCAGCCAGACGTGTACAGCTGTTTCACAGGCAGCAAATTAAgcacatttcatatttttatgtaAGTTAATTGAACTCTCCTTCCGATGAATTGCTGTATGCTTCTCATCATGAGCAGAAATTATTTTCTcagattatttttttgcttGTGTGCTTGTTATGACATAAATATAATTCCATACTCATACAGCACTGTCTGTAGAGATCTCAGATGGCTGGCAGTTCACACTGTATTTACTTTTCTTtctaagaaagaaaaagaaagaaagaaatcggGCTCGAGGGAGTttgttgtctctgtgtttaCTAGAGGAGCTGAggagttttttctttcctcttcctgTAGATGGTCTGATCTGTTTCAGTAATCGATTCCTTTTATGACACAATAGAATATAATTGCACAGTAAAAACAGTCACGTGTAAATTTTACCTTTTTACTGGCTTATGTTTAGTCAGTTCGTTTTGATTAGTCATCATGCTgataacaataaatataagatacacatcaaaaaacaaacaacctttgtTAATCTCTTTGgaatttgttacattttttcttCCTGGCTTATGTTTACAGTTGTTCACAGTGTATAATTTTGGTCCATCTGACTGGTGATGTCACACCAGCAGTTAAAACACCCTCTCAGGCAGCTATAAAAGAAAGCAGCCTCGAATCCTGTACAAAGAAGCTTCAGCAGCTCTTCATCATCTTTGAGACTTAAAGCTCCAACATGATCTTGCTCCTCTTCTTGTTCGGTCTGGCTCTGGGTGCTCCTTCTGAGTCTCCTTCTGATGGCAATAAAGTGAAGCTACAGCTTGGTAATCATCCTGTTTTATTATGTttctaatgttttttgtttcagcAGGTAGTGTTATACAAAAAGTATTAGTGTAGGATTAtaatatggattttttttcttcccatacCAGATGgcttctgctaaatcatagagTTGTGATAAAGACCTGCTAATAACCATAATAAGCCCCACTTTCTTCTCTGTGTATTTTAAATTTCACATTGATGGACAGACTTTCATCTTTCATTTTGGTGCTATAAATAAGTACGAATAAAGTTAGATAATAGACTTCTTACAAAGTGAAGCTGCGTACACAGTAACAGTCATTTTAACTTTCACAGTGGTAGTTATTTATAATATTCATTTGTAAATGACAGACATGTAACCACACCTCTGCGAATAGTTCACGGGTTTAACAATGAAGATGTAAAAGCTAGACCAAAGAAAACAGTCTGTCACCAGGTGTTACCCTTGAGATACGACGGCTGACCAGCTttatttctgcaaaaacacGATCTCTTTAACTCTTACTTTTTCACCCGATCCTAACTAGGGATGGATATCATTTAGGTTTTATctgataccggtgccaaaccggtacttttgaaacagtgccagtgcttaaacggtgctcaaaccggtgcttaaagaatggaaaaaacacaaactttgtccaaaaatctctcatgtttagctgttttccactttttctttggtcattttagcctttttggccagggtgaagggagtgtctgccatcaaacaagaagacagccgcatgtaactacgacggtgtttgctagttcaccttacatgcattaatgtaataacgtggttagcgtactcaacgtaaattacacacgaacaacattaagctactgacccagagaagaacggctgctgctgccatcatcatccgtcatcatttctgctacactggcagggctaggggccaggactctcctcttcgtgttcttgggggatgttgctaactgtgcatttctcggcttttaaaaaaacgctatgcgtcgccaggttcGTCGTCAGATTcaaggtgttacctcctttgcacagtatcacagtatcaccttaaagcacttgttgcaggctgctgagtttgcaacTTTTGCCGTGacgtacagccagacttttgaccgctttgccttgggcatttttaatctgtagctgcTCTAAAACAATGTatgtacctgggcccgcctactatccttgcaaaggtaaaatgattggctagaatccaaagtgtatgacagcTTAGGAAAACaagaagacacagacacagttaggattagggatgggtaccggtatccggtgccactatggcaccggttctgacataaacagtAGTAACCAGaacgaaaagcagcgcacatttcggtgctttatttctgtgctttttttttcagatgacCACAGAGTTCAACTACTGCATGGAAACTGTCCCATGTTCTGGTACAGTTTCAATGGCCGCTGCTACAAATATGTCGCCGCACACATGAGCTGGGCTGATGCAGAGCTCTATTGTGTGTCACAGGGAGCCAACCTGGTGTCCATCTACAGCGAGGAGGAACAGAACTTTGTCAGAACCTTAATTAAGAACTTTGACCACACTGAAGGAACCACATGGATCGGACTCAATGACCTTTATAAAGAAGGCAGATGGATGTGGTCTGATGGTTGTGCAGTTCGGTTTGTCTACTGGTTGCCAAACCAGCCAGACAACTGGAAGGGAATTGAACACTGTTGTGAGATTAACTCTTTCGACTTAAAGAAGTGGAATGACTGCTCATGTTCTACAGTTTTACCTTCTGTTTGTGCAACACGAATAATCTGTCCTAAAACGTAAAACGAAacaaaaatgtacatttaacCTGCACTGTTTTTGTTATCTGTATTTTTATGTGATTGTGCAAAAGTCACAAAATTCCATTGACCTTGATTGTCATAAATGTGGAATCAACAACTAGCAATAAataagtaaagaaagaaaaaaaatacattatattGTCAAAAGGTATgttgtacttttgttttttctcccttcTGCTGCAGCCTTAGTGGTGTTTAGTTTACTGACACCAAGGAAAAAATCAATGTAACagatttcaaatatagtttagCTTGGTGATATACTCTTGTAAATACTGATACACCTTCTCAGTACAGAAAATCCAAAGTTAACCCTGAAGTTGGGTTTCTAGTCTTCTCtttgaagaagatgaagagtgGAAAGGCACCTGGTCCAGATAACATACCCATACCAAGTACAGAGCTGTCTAGAAGAGAGGGGAGTGGACTATGTAACCAGAATGTTTAACACAATCTTGGAAAGTGTCATGGTATGGCTAtgtaggacccaaacgcaaatgGAGGAATACACCTAAAGAGGCTGCTTTATTGCATTTGCATAAACTTCACGAAGATAAacttacaaaaacaaaccaaaaagtgTGTATTTTTCGTGCACATATGGATTAGTCCTTCATATTACCATTATTTACCCCTTAGGTGTAGCAATACACAAAAATAGAAAGAGTATCCTAATTACTTGGTGACAACTTCGCTTTTAGCCTTTATCAGAAAGCCTTAAGCCTTAAGTTGCCTAGTTATGTATCAGGCTAACGTTTAAACCTTTCACTCCAGGGAAGTAACTCACATTACTGCTACTGCTAAGTATTGAATGTTACTGAGAGTTTCCGTGTCATCTGtgcttacctccacattgggtgtgagtggagccctctagtgatCCATCACAACAGCACGATCAATAAATCACCATGCCATAACTAACTGCTATAATAGCGCTGCCGTACTGTATctcactcagtgcatttcaataaTTTATCCCGCAAGTTTGCTAGCTAGCAAACTAATAAtgataattttaaaaattagcATGTGTAAGATACACATCCtcgaaaattatttactaggactcgagagcgcaaacttcacaattttccatcaaacactcattaaaacagcaacctcCAGGCAAGTTAGTGCACTCATCCCCAACTGTCCGGGGGAGGGGCGGGATCACAAATTGAAACAGACATGCAGAGGTTCAAGGCAGCCAGGGCGGAGAAATTTTACTCTTATACTCATTTTATCTGATAGCAacatttctggcacaacttcacctgcttCCAATGTGCATGGATAAGTATAACAACTCGGAGCCTCCAGCAACACTTGTAGaactaaaaatgtaataaataaataaatgaaacattgCCCATGTAATAAAATGTATATAGGAGAAACATCCAGCCCTCTTAAAGCTCGAATTCATGAACACAGAAGTTCGAGAAGTAAGAGAATTTAACCAGTCCTGTtgcaaaacattttaatgaaaaacattagaattcacctttattttttatagAAATTGAACCCAGTCACAGAGGTGCTGATATTAATTTTATCAAAAGCATTCTAGATATGTCGTTTACAGAGTTTACACCGGAGAGGCATGAATGAGGATTTTTCTATTAATGAGTTTCTGTGAAATGtaccttttgtgtttttatgtttttaactagATTTTGGCATTGTCTCCCTCTTTTAATGTTCTTGTACTTATATaaatttttatctttttgtttttttattaacgTATTTGCATTTTTCTGTGTGATTTTGAGTATGTATCATGTTAAGACATGTGGggatattcattttttaaatttttttccccattttttatttttatttttattttttttaatttttctcccTCCCCCTTTCAATCTTCAATTAACCAAATAGCCAATACCACCTCGTTAAATGTCGTTAAATATCAGTTGGTCAGCTGGTTTATTTGTGAAGGTGTGATTGGTCCATTTGAAAAATTATTTCAGTTTCTTGtcttttatttaaacacaaactgtttcacattttacaatgaccctgatgaaggccacaagccggaACGAGGTCACGTAATAAAGTTGTTTCTCATTACTTTTAATTGTTGCTGGAGTCTCCGCGTTGTCAACTCTTTTTATTTCTCcatctgataagaaaactattcaatcaGATAGTTATTTGTGGTGAGTGAAATAAAGTTACAGTTTCAAGCACCTTTAAGcgccacatctgaaattcaagcacttatCAAACCTtgaaaatataatattaaaattcaagtattttcaaggatttcaagcacccgtacgaaGCCTAATagattgatctgaaggtcaaagtggAAATAATTCTATATAGACCTTTTTATTAAAACTATGTTTCATACTGCCATTGTTTGTATTGACAGGATATAGACAGTGAGAAAATGATATGtggggattctaaatatcacattacttTGGACCTCTGACCTTTTCTATAAGGTCAAACTTTCCTAAAATGTCTTTTAGCTTTAAAATTTGCTTAAAACTCTACTGCCTTTAGAAACACTGTTTGTACAAATACATTATAGTTTACATTcgaatatcatgtcacatttcaGACACATCACAGTTAATCTCTGATTTTAACTGTAATACAAATGTCTCATAGCacgtttaaaaacaacaaagaaaacaaaatgttttgttttggtggtTCAGTTTTTTATTGACAGTAAGATGGCCTGCCATAatcaatttatttctgtgcatttactgttattaaaaaaaaatttcatgtACTGTAAAACCTCACAAA encodes:
- the LOC100696404 gene encoding galactose-specific lectin nattectin-like, translated to MILLLFLFGLALGAPSESPSDGNKVKLQLVQLLHGNCPMFWYSFNGRCYKYVAAHMSWADAELYCVSQGANLVSIYSEEEQNFVRTLIKNFDHTEGTTWIGLNDLYKEGRWMWSDGCAVRFVYWLPNQPDNWKGIEHCCEINSFDLKKWNDCSCSTVLPSVCATRIICPKT
- the LOC100689969 gene encoding ladderlectin-like, which codes for MILLLFLFGLALGAPSESPSDENEVKLQLVKLQHGNCPPFWWSFSSRCYKYVATPMSWSDAEFHCLSQGANLVSIHNMEEEIFVRSLIEIFDHAQRATWIGLSDIHREGRWMWSDGSVARFFNWKTGEPNNDGEENCVTNNYHTVKKWNDWPCSSSFASVCVKHKVCA